One Planifilum fimeticola genomic window, ATCCGTCACCCGCCTCTTGTGGCCAAGCATTTTCTCGGTATCAACATATGACTTGTCTCATCCGAATATGCGAAGGGAAAGCGGGTATGTAAAGAAATCGATCATCCAAAACCGAGCCAGCGCTTCAACCTGGAAAAAATGCCGCCCCGCTTCTCCAGCGGCAGCATGGGAACCACTTCCCCCTGTATGCGACGGGCAATATTGCGATAGGCCCGTCCGGCGGGACACTTGGCTTCAAAAACGGCGGGTTCCCCTTGATTGCCGGTGCGGATGATGGTCTCATCATCGGGAACCACTCCGAGCAGATCGACCGCCAGTATGTTCACCACGTCGTCCACCTTCATCATCCCGCCTTCCTTCACAAGGCGCGGACGATAGCGGTTGACGATCAACTTGGGCTTGCCGACATCCTCCTTCTCCAACAGGCCGATCACCCGGTCCGCATCCCGGACGGCGGTGCTCTCCGGCGTCGTCACGACGATGGCCTGATCCGCTCCGGATACGGCATTTTTGAATCCCAGCTCGATCCCGGCGGGGCAGTCGATGATGACGTAATCAAACTCCTCCTTCAATTCGGCGATCAAAGACCGGAGCTGCTGTGAGGAAATGGCCGACTTGTCCTTGGATTGCGCCGCCGGGATGAGAAACAGCGTGTCACAGCGCTTGTCCTTGATGAGCGCCTGTTGGCGGGTGCAATTGCCTTCTATCACGTCCACCAGGTCGTATACGATCCGGTTTTCCAAGCCCAGCAGGACATCCAGGTTGCGCAGGCCGATATCCGTATCCACGAGGCACACCTTTTTGCCCTCCAGGGCTAACGCCGTGCCGACATTGGCCGAAGTGGTCGTTTTCCCGACCCCTCCCTTACCGGAAGTGACGACGATCGACTCCCCCACCTTTTCTCCCTCCTCACAGGGATTTAAAGCGTTTATCCCTCCACTCCAGCTCCGGCCGAATCTGACCCAAATCATGAACCGAGTCGACGGCGATCTGCGCATCCAACAAATAGGCAAAACGCATGCCCACTTCCGATTCATCCCATTCATCGGGGGGGCGGGAGATCACATCAGCGATCCGCAGTTGGGTCGGACGAAAGACGGAAGCGGCAACAATCGCCGATTCATCCCCTTCGCTTCCTGCATGGGCCAAACCGCGAAGCGCCCCCAGCACGTAGATGCTGCCGGTGGAGCGGATACAACCCCCGGGATTGACGTCCCCCAGAAAGAGCAAATCACCGCGGTGATCCAGAACCTGCCCGGACCGGATCGTTCCGCAAAGCAACTTGATACCCGGGGTTGAATCGGCCAGGTAGTGCATCCCTTCCGCTTCGATGGAACGAACGATTAAATTTTTACGAATGGAAAAAACCTGACGAAGCTCTTTCTCCTCTTCCCGGGTAATCTGCCTTCGCCCCAATTTGATCAGCACCGGCGTATCCGGTCCATCCCAAATATGTGAGGAAACATGCTCCAGCTTTTGCCGGATCTCATCCAGAAGTGCAGAAAAAGGCCGGGTTTCGTCCAGCAGAAACAACAAACCGTCCTTGGTTCCTTTGATCGTCACACCCGGCTTCACCAGTTTGCTCATATGCCGTCACCCCGTCTTCTCTTACTCTTTCGTCAAAGGGCATCGTTTTCCTTCCTGGATGCCCCGCCTCGGCATCGCCCTGCAAATTTGCAAACCGCTGCAAAAAGAAGGGGAATCCGAACAATCCCCCGGCGGATTGCCCGATCCCCCCTTCCCTTACCCTTTTCACATTCGGAAACCCTTCCGGCCATCAATTCAGGCCGGGAAACATCCCCTTCTCCTTCAGGCTGAAATAACAGCCGTCGCCCACGATGATGTGATCCATCAGTTCCACACCGACGATTTCGCCCGCTTCGTACAGCCGGTAGGTGATATCGATATCCTCCCGACTCGGATGCGGATCCCCGCTGGGATGATTGTGCACACAGATGATTCCCGCGGAACTGCGCCGTATGGCTTCGCGAAACACCTCCCGCGGATGCACCACGGAGGTGTCCAAGCTTCCGACAAAAATGCATTCCTTGTCGATGACGTGGTTTTTGGTGTCTAGAAAGAGGCAGACGAAATGCTCCTGTTTGAGATAGCGCATCTCGTCCATCACCATCTCCGCCGCATCCCGGGGAGAGCGGATCGTCATGCGCTCCTCTGGCATCGCACGCGAGATGCGCCGCCCCAGTTCGATCCCGGCCAGGAGCTGCACCGCCTTGGCCATTCCGATTCCCCTGATCTCCATGAGCTCCTCCAGGGTGGTATTCGTCAAGCCCCGGATGCCCCCCGCTTTGGAGAGGACGCGATTGGCC contains:
- the radC gene encoding RadC family protein, which translates into the protein MIRDVPEEERPRERLVQLGAEHCSNAELIAILLRTGASSESVIHLANRVLSKAGGIRGLTNTTLEELMEIRGIGMAKAVQLLAGIELGRRISRAMPEERMTIRSPRDAAEMVMDEMRYLKQEHFVCLFLDTKNHVIDKECIFVGSLDTSVVHPREVFREAIRRSSAGIICVHNHPSGDPHPSREDIDITYRLYEAGEIVGVELMDHIIVGDGCYFSLKEKGMFPGLN
- a CDS encoding septum site-determining protein MinC, whose protein sequence is MSKLVKPGVTIKGTKDGLLFLLDETRPFSALLDEIRQKLEHVSSHIWDGPDTPVLIKLGRRQITREEEKELRQVFSIRKNLIVRSIEAEGMHYLADSTPGIKLLCGTIRSGQVLDHRGDLLFLGDVNPGGCIRSTGSIYVLGALRGLAHAGSEGDESAIVAASVFRPTQLRIADVISRPPDEWDESEVGMRFAYLLDAQIAVDSVHDLGQIRPELEWRDKRFKSL
- the minD gene encoding septum site-determining protein MinD, with the protein product MGESIVVTSGKGGVGKTTTSANVGTALALEGKKVCLVDTDIGLRNLDVLLGLENRIVYDLVDVIEGNCTRQQALIKDKRCDTLFLIPAAQSKDKSAISSQQLRSLIAELKEEFDYVIIDCPAGIELGFKNAVSGADQAIVVTTPESTAVRDADRVIGLLEKEDVGKPKLIVNRYRPRLVKEGGMMKVDDVVNILAVDLLGVVPDDETIIRTGNQGEPAVFEAKCPAGRAYRNIARRIQGEVVPMLPLEKRGGIFSRLKRWLGFG